From Lysobacter auxotrophicus, the proteins below share one genomic window:
- a CDS encoding adenylate kinase produces the protein MRLVLLGAPGSGKGTQAARLKDHLQVPHISTGDLLRAEVAAGSKLGLEAKEIMASGNLVSDEILLGMLEDRFSRDDTKGGFILDGYPRNLAQAAALDQLLQRIGQPMDYAVQLEVPTDMLVERIAGRAKAEGRADDSPESVRTRLQIYNDQTAPVVDFYRQHGQLTVVNGVGPLDDVFTRIVEALSPAKEVG, from the coding sequence ATGCGATTGGTACTTCTGGGCGCGCCCGGCTCCGGCAAGGGCACGCAGGCCGCGCGACTCAAGGACCATCTGCAGGTCCCGCACATTTCCACCGGCGACCTGCTTCGCGCCGAAGTGGCCGCGGGCAGCAAGCTGGGGCTGGAGGCGAAGGAAATCATGGCGTCAGGCAACCTCGTCAGCGACGAGATCCTGCTGGGCATGCTGGAAGACCGTTTCTCGCGCGACGACACGAAGGGCGGCTTCATCCTCGACGGCTACCCGCGCAACCTCGCGCAGGCCGCCGCGCTGGACCAGCTGCTGCAGCGCATCGGCCAGCCGATGGATTACGCGGTGCAGCTCGAGGTCCCGACCGACATGCTCGTCGAGCGCATCGCCGGCCGCGCCAAGGCCGAAGGCCGCGCGGACGACAGCCCGGAATCGGTGCGCACGCGTCTGCAGATCTACAACGACCAGACCGCCCCGGTGGTGGACTTCTACCGCCAGCACGGCCAGCTGACCGTGGTGAACGGCGTGGGACCGCTGGACGACGTGTTCACGCGCATCGTCGAAGCGTTGTCGCCGGCTAAAGAGGTGGGGTGA
- a CDS encoding 6-phosphofructokinase — MPSGTLLYAQSGGVTAVINATASAVIQTARAHKVRVLAGRNGILGVLREELIDTSKEPAGVIGALAHTPGGAFGSCRVKLKSLDQDRARYERLLEVFRAHDVRWFLYNGGNDSADTALKVSQLAAQYDYPLTCVGVPKTVDNDLAVTDCCPGFGSVAKFTAVSVRECALDVAAMADTSTKVFVYEAMGRHAGWIAAAAGLAGQGEDAAPHLILFPERPFDEADFFAKVKATVERVGYCVVVASEGIQTADGKFVADAGGGKDSFGHTQLGGVASFLAGRVKDALGYKVHWALPDYLQRSARHLASKTDLAQAQAVGRKAVEFALKGMNSVMPVIVRTSDVPYRWKIEAAPLSNIANHEKMMPPEFIREDGYGITPAARRYLEPLIRGEAPPPYGRDGLPKYVTLKQTLVEKKLPPLAE, encoded by the coding sequence ATGCCCTCCGGAACCCTGCTTTACGCGCAGTCGGGCGGTGTCACCGCCGTCATCAATGCCACCGCATCGGCCGTGATTCAGACCGCCCGCGCGCACAAGGTGCGCGTGCTCGCCGGCCGCAACGGCATCCTCGGCGTGCTCCGGGAAGAACTGATCGACACCTCGAAGGAGCCCGCGGGCGTGATCGGCGCGCTCGCGCACACGCCCGGCGGCGCGTTCGGCTCGTGCCGCGTGAAGCTGAAATCGCTCGACCAGGACCGCGCCCGCTACGAGCGCCTGCTGGAGGTCTTCCGCGCCCACGACGTGCGCTGGTTCCTCTACAACGGCGGCAACGATTCGGCCGATACCGCGCTGAAGGTCTCGCAGCTTGCGGCGCAGTACGACTATCCGCTGACCTGCGTCGGCGTGCCGAAGACGGTCGACAACGACCTGGCCGTGACCGACTGCTGCCCGGGCTTCGGTTCGGTCGCCAAGTTCACCGCGGTGTCGGTGCGCGAATGCGCGCTGGACGTGGCCGCGATGGCCGATACCTCGACGAAGGTGTTCGTCTACGAGGCGATGGGTCGCCACGCCGGCTGGATCGCCGCCGCCGCCGGCCTCGCCGGGCAAGGCGAGGACGCCGCGCCGCACCTGATCCTCTTCCCCGAGCGCCCCTTCGACGAAGCCGATTTCTTCGCCAAGGTGAAGGCCACCGTCGAGCGCGTCGGCTACTGCGTCGTCGTCGCGAGCGAAGGCATCCAGACCGCGGACGGCAAGTTCGTCGCCGATGCCGGCGGCGGCAAGGATTCGTTCGGGCATACGCAGCTCGGCGGCGTGGCGTCGTTCCTCGCCGGGCGAGTGAAGGACGCGCTGGGCTACAAGGTGCATTGGGCGCTGCCCGATTACCTGCAGCGCTCGGCGCGCCATCTCGCGTCGAAGACCGACCTCGCGCAGGCGCAGGCGGTGGGCCGCAAGGCGGTCGAGTTCGCGCTCAAGGGCATGAACTCGGTGATGCCGGTGATCGTGCGTACGTCCGATGTCCCGTATCGCTGGAAGATCGAAGCCGCACCGCTGTCGAACATCGCCAACCACGAAAAAATGATGCCGCCGGAGTTCATCCGCGAGGACGGCTACGGCATCACGCCCGCGGCGCGGCGCTACCTGGAACCGTTGATCCGAGGCGAAGCCCCACCGCCGTACGGGCGCGATGGACTGCCCAAGTACGTGACGCTGAAGCAGACGCTTGTCGAGAAGAAGCTGCCGCCCTTGGCGGAATAG
- a CDS encoding LON peptidase substrate-binding domain-containing protein, producing MSDDATLQPLGLFPLHTVLLPGAALGLRVFEPRYLDLVRECSRNGRGFGVCLIINGEETGEPASAAAYGTEAVIEDFGRGDDGLLTLQVRGTRRFHARRVRVRDNGLQVAEVSWCDPDPDDPLRPEHGLLGTLLEQIVEKIGGEHAKAPHSRFDDAAWVGWRLAELLPLENAQRQALLQTDDPHARLDRLLALLP from the coding sequence ATGTCCGACGACGCCACGCTGCAACCGCTGGGGCTGTTTCCGCTGCATACCGTGCTGCTGCCCGGCGCGGCGCTCGGGCTGCGCGTGTTCGAGCCGCGCTATCTCGACCTGGTCCGCGAATGCAGCCGCAACGGCCGCGGCTTCGGCGTCTGCCTGATCATCAACGGCGAGGAAACCGGCGAGCCAGCGAGCGCGGCCGCGTACGGCACCGAGGCGGTGATCGAGGATTTCGGCCGCGGCGACGACGGCCTGCTCACGCTGCAGGTGCGTGGCACGCGCCGTTTCCATGCGCGGCGCGTGCGTGTGCGCGACAACGGCCTGCAGGTGGCCGAGGTGAGCTGGTGCGATCCCGATCCGGACGATCCGCTGCGGCCCGAACACGGGTTGCTGGGCACGCTGCTGGAGCAGATCGTGGAGAAGATCGGCGGCGAGCACGCCAAGGCGCCGCACTCGCGCTTCGACGATGCCGCGTGGGTCGGCTGGCGGCTGGCCGAACTGTTACCGCTGGAGAACGCGCAGCGCCAGGCGCTGCTGCAGACCGACGACCCGCACGCGCGGCTGGATCGCCTGCTCGCGCTACTTCCCTGA
- a CDS encoding Mur ligase family protein, producing the protein MAAALRLRHIALRAAIVEGFAILKIHILGIAGTFMGGVAALARELGHEVEGSDHAVYPPMSTQLEHLGIALKQGYTPEHISADCEQIVVGNALSRGNAAVEQVLDDGWRYTSGAQWLSENLLPGRDTLAVAGTHGKTTTTTILTYLLQAAGREPGFLIGGVAEDFGVSARVGQGREFVVEADEYDTAFFDKRSKFVHYRPLVAILNNLEYDHADIFPDVAAIQRQFHHLVRTVPRRGRLIVNGEDAHLAQVLAMGCWTPVETFGLDASQIPADGEGSHGDRADDRTAARAAFDWTARLIEPDGSRFAVVHRGAELGEVTWPLLGRHNVMNALAALAAANAVGVDVAGVLGSLAEFRSVKRRLEVIGEAQGITIYDDFAHHPTAIATTLAGLRAKVGDARIVVAMEPRSNSMRLGAHSDALAPSLDLADTVVFLHRPELAWDAGKVVSALRNEGVAVPDADALIAALRERARAGDHVVFMSNGGFDGAPRRFLAALRDAAAR; encoded by the coding sequence ATGGCCGCAGCCCTCCGTCTGAGGCACATTGCGCTTCGTGCAGCGATCGTTGAAGGATTCGCAATCTTGAAGATCCATATCCTGGGAATCGCCGGCACGTTCATGGGCGGCGTCGCCGCACTCGCGCGCGAACTCGGCCACGAGGTGGAAGGCAGCGACCACGCGGTGTATCCGCCGATGTCCACGCAGCTGGAACACCTCGGCATCGCGCTGAAGCAGGGCTACACGCCCGAACACATCAGCGCCGACTGCGAACAGATCGTCGTGGGCAATGCGCTGTCGCGCGGCAATGCGGCGGTGGAGCAGGTGCTCGACGACGGCTGGCGCTACACCTCCGGTGCGCAGTGGCTCAGCGAGAACCTGCTGCCGGGCCGCGACACGCTCGCCGTCGCCGGCACGCACGGCAAGACCACCACGACCACGATCCTCACCTACCTGCTGCAGGCGGCCGGGCGCGAACCGGGCTTCCTGATCGGTGGCGTCGCCGAGGATTTCGGCGTCTCCGCGCGCGTGGGGCAGGGCCGCGAGTTCGTGGTCGAAGCCGACGAATACGACACCGCGTTCTTCGACAAGCGAAGCAAGTTCGTCCATTACCGCCCGCTGGTCGCGATCCTCAACAACCTGGAATACGACCACGCCGACATCTTCCCGGACGTGGCCGCGATCCAGCGCCAGTTCCACCACCTGGTGCGCACCGTGCCGCGCCGTGGCCGTTTGATCGTCAACGGCGAAGACGCGCACCTCGCGCAGGTGCTGGCAATGGGTTGCTGGACGCCGGTCGAAACGTTCGGCCTGGACGCGAGCCAGATTCCCGCCGACGGCGAGGGCAGCCACGGCGACCGCGCCGACGATCGCACCGCCGCACGTGCAGCCTTCGATTGGACCGCGCGCCTGATCGAACCCGACGGCAGCCGTTTCGCCGTCGTGCATCGCGGCGCCGAACTGGGCGAGGTGACCTGGCCCCTGCTCGGCCGCCACAACGTGATGAACGCGCTGGCCGCGCTCGCCGCGGCGAATGCGGTCGGCGTCGACGTCGCCGGCGTGCTCGGATCGCTCGCGGAATTCCGCAGCGTAAAGCGCCGCCTGGAGGTCATCGGCGAGGCGCAGGGCATCACCATCTACGACGACTTCGCGCATCACCCGACCGCGATCGCCACCACGCTCGCGGGCCTGCGCGCGAAAGTCGGCGACGCGCGGATCGTCGTCGCGATGGAACCGCGCAGCAATTCGATGCGGCTGGGTGCGCATTCCGACGCACTCGCGCCGTCGCTCGACCTCGCCGACACGGTGGTGTTCCTGCATCGACCGGAACTCGCGTGGGACGCCGGCAAGGTCGTCTCGGCGCTGCGCAACGAGGGCGTCGCCGTGCCGGACGCCGACGCGCTGATCGCGGCGTTGCGCGAACGCGCGCGCGCTGGCGACCACGTCGTGTTCATGTCCAACGGCGGCTTCGACGGCGCGCCGCGCCGGTTCCTCGCCGCGCTTCGGGATGCGGCCGCGCGCTGA
- a CDS encoding serine/threonine protein kinase, with translation MPPSSEAAIEVQALKADSFGRIALMRDGRGLFVRRDLRHVPLWLRMPAWWLARREALALQQVDGLPDMPQLLRWDGRRLDRSYMAGAAMYQRPPHGDLAYFRRARRLLQQLHRRGLAHNDLAKEANWLVLEDGRPGIIDFQLATRGSPRSRWMRLLAREDLRHLLKHKRTYCPQALTPVERRVLKRHSWLREAWFATGKPVYRFVTRRLLKWEDNEGQGPKP, from the coding sequence ATGCCGCCATCCTCCGAAGCCGCCATCGAAGTCCAGGCGCTGAAAGCCGACAGCTTCGGCCGCATCGCACTGATGCGCGACGGGCGCGGCCTGTTCGTGCGCCGCGACCTGCGCCACGTGCCGCTGTGGCTGCGAATGCCGGCGTGGTGGCTCGCGCGACGCGAGGCGCTCGCGCTCCAGCAGGTCGATGGTCTCCCGGACATGCCGCAGCTGCTGCGCTGGGACGGGCGACGCCTCGACCGCAGCTACATGGCAGGCGCGGCGATGTACCAGCGCCCGCCGCACGGGGATCTGGCCTATTTCCGACGTGCACGGCGGCTGCTGCAGCAGCTGCATCGCCGGGGGCTCGCGCACAACGACCTGGCGAAGGAAGCCAACTGGCTCGTGCTCGAGGACGGCCGGCCCGGGATCATCGACTTCCAGCTCGCCACGCGCGGCAGCCCGCGTTCGCGGTGGATGCGATTGCTCGCGCGCGAGGACCTTCGCCACCTGCTCAAGCACAAGCGCACCTACTGCCCGCAGGCGCTGACGCCGGTGGAGCGTCGCGTGCTCAAGCGGCACTCGTGGCTGCGCGAGGCCTGGTTCGCCACGGGAAAACCGGTCTACCGCTTCGTAACGCGGCGATTGCTGAAATGGGAAGACAACGAAGGCCAGGGGCCCAAGCCCTGA
- a CDS encoding SDR family oxidoreductase — protein sequence MRTLSGKTLFITGASRGIGRAIALRAARDGANVAIVAKSAVPNPKLPGTIHTVAEEVIAAGGKALAIRCDIREEDEVRSAVAATVDAFGGIDILVNNASAIWLRGTLDTPMKRYDLMQEVNARGTFLCSQACLPHLLKAADPHILSLAPPLNLDPKWWAPHTAYTLAKMGMSFVTLGLAAEFGPQGVAVNALWPRTVIATDAINMIPGVRPELCRTPEIVADAAHIVLSRPSDDYFGHFLIDDDVLFAAGITDFSGYAVDPHAHHLLPDLFLTESQLARQPR from the coding sequence ATGCGCACCCTGTCCGGAAAGACGCTCTTCATCACCGGCGCCTCGCGCGGCATCGGCCGCGCCATCGCGCTGCGCGCCGCGCGCGACGGCGCCAACGTCGCGATCGTCGCCAAGTCGGCGGTGCCCAATCCCAAGCTGCCCGGCACGATCCACACCGTGGCGGAGGAAGTGATCGCCGCCGGCGGCAAGGCGCTGGCGATCAGGTGCGACATCCGCGAGGAAGACGAGGTGCGCTCGGCGGTGGCGGCGACGGTCGACGCGTTCGGCGGCATCGACATCCTGGTCAACAACGCCAGCGCGATCTGGCTGCGCGGCACGCTCGACACGCCGATGAAGCGCTACGACCTGATGCAGGAGGTCAACGCGCGCGGCACGTTCCTGTGTTCGCAGGCCTGCCTTCCGCACCTGCTGAAGGCCGCCGATCCGCACATCCTGTCGCTCGCGCCGCCGCTGAACCTCGACCCGAAGTGGTGGGCACCGCACACCGCCTACACGCTGGCGAAGATGGGCATGAGCTTCGTGACGCTCGGGCTGGCGGCCGAATTCGGTCCGCAGGGCGTCGCCGTCAATGCGCTGTGGCCGCGCACGGTCATCGCGACCGACGCCATCAACATGATTCCCGGCGTGCGCCCGGAGCTGTGCCGCACGCCGGAGATCGTCGCCGACGCGGCGCACATCGTGCTCTCGCGGCCGTCGGACGATTATTTCGGCCACTTCCTGATCGACGATGACGTGCTGTTCGCCGCCGGCATCACCGATTTCAGCGGCTACGCGGTCGATCCGCACGCGCACCACCTGTTGCCGGACCTGTTCCTTACCGAATCGCAGCTAGCGCGCCAGCCGCGCTGA
- a CDS encoding ion transporter encodes MPLLMDPQLQPATETGWRRRWFDIVFRHDTRRSRNFDLVLIAAILVSVVVIMLDSVARIHARHADVLHGLEWGFTLLFTAEYVLRLAVLRHPWRYAISLWGLVDLASILPTYLSVLLPGSQSLLALRILRMLRLFRILKLTHYVEEGGVLVGALWRSRRKIFVFVCAVLTITVIFGALMYVVEGPEHGFASIPTSMYWAVVTMATVGFGDIAPQTTLGRFITSLLILIGYSIIAVPTGIYTAELATSLREASGDTGHLDRRGCTSCGLEGHDPAAHFCRHCGTALPSSTG; translated from the coding sequence GCAGCTCCAGCCGGCGACCGAGACCGGCTGGCGCCGCCGCTGGTTCGACATCGTGTTCCGGCACGACACGCGGCGCTCGCGCAACTTCGACCTGGTGCTGATCGCGGCGATCCTGGTCAGCGTCGTCGTGATCATGCTCGACAGCGTCGCGCGCATCCACGCGCGCCACGCCGACGTGCTGCACGGGCTGGAGTGGGGTTTCACGCTGCTGTTCACGGCCGAGTACGTGCTGCGCCTGGCGGTGCTGCGCCATCCGTGGCGTTATGCGATCAGCCTGTGGGGACTGGTCGATCTCGCCTCGATCCTGCCGACGTACCTGTCCGTGCTGCTGCCCGGAAGCCAGAGCCTTCTCGCGCTGCGGATCCTGCGCATGCTGCGGCTGTTCCGCATCCTCAAGCTCACGCACTACGTCGAGGAAGGCGGCGTGCTGGTCGGCGCGTTGTGGCGCAGCCGGCGCAAGATCTTCGTGTTCGTGTGCGCGGTGCTCACCATCACCGTGATCTTCGGCGCGCTGATGTACGTGGTCGAAGGCCCCGAGCACGGTTTCGCGAGCATCCCCACCAGCATGTACTGGGCGGTGGTGACGATGGCGACCGTGGGCTTCGGCGACATCGCGCCGCAGACCACGCTCGGGCGTTTCATCACCTCGCTGCTGATCCTGATCGGCTACAGCATCATCGCCGTGCCCACCGGCATCTACACGGCGGAACTCGCCACCAGCCTGCGCGAGGCCAGCGGCGATACCGGCCATCTCGACCGCCGCGGGTGCACGTCCTGCGGGCTGGAAGGCCACGACCCGGCCGCGCACTTCTGCCGTCATTGCGGCACGGCGTTGCCGTCGTCGACCGGTTGA
- a CDS encoding DUF2846 domain-containing protein, with amino-acid sequence MRSMLSRTAVLSLLLAPAFAIANEGDAASATSAAASASAASTNTLINAAPADKAQIVFFRESKFVGGAIGFKVREGDTELGKLRSGKYFVANVEPGKHEYNVHGETKDVLTMEVEAGETYYVLGSLGMGIVAGRPNLSPSDEATFLSMSDKLKLAK; translated from the coding sequence ATGCGTTCCATGCTGTCCCGCACCGCTGTTCTCTCGCTGCTGCTGGCTCCGGCCTTCGCCATCGCGAACGAGGGCGACGCCGCCTCGGCAACCTCGGCTGCGGCGAGCGCTTCCGCCGCCTCCACCAACACGCTCATCAATGCGGCACCTGCGGACAAGGCGCAGATCGTCTTCTTCCGCGAATCCAAGTTCGTCGGGGGCGCCATCGGCTTCAAGGTGCGCGAAGGCGATACCGAGCTGGGCAAGCTGCGTAGCGGCAAGTATTTCGTCGCCAACGTCGAGCCGGGCAAGCACGAGTACAACGTGCACGGCGAGACGAAGGATGTGCTGACGATGGAGGTCGAAGCCGGCGAGACCTACTACGTGCTCGGCTCGCTGGGCATGGGCATCGTCGCTGGTCGGCCGAACCTGTCCCCGTCTGACGAAGCGACGTTCCTGTCGATGTCGGACAAGCTCAAGCTGGCGAAGTAA
- a CDS encoding bifunctional DedA family/phosphatase PAP2 family protein has protein sequence MEPAWIESATAWIAEHPVAAGAAIFLIAFCDAVVLLGIVVPALPLLFAVGALVGLGHISGPYALVCATLGAFIGDALSYWVGHRWGPQLRSRWPFSRYPQWLDRGEAMFRRHGVKSIFIARFVGAVRPFVPAIAGMLHMPLRRYALPSLVACIAWSALFLAPGWVLGRSYDAVAAVADRLALVLGALVVAIALVWAVVLYTWRWFADHADTLLARALRWTRQHPRLGPYAAALIDPNRPESPSLLMLAVCLLAISWAWFTLVASLLASGGPLALDHTIHDFMWSLRNPLADRLMAALACIGDASVLGPAVLVALAYLLWRKRWMAAAHFAAAIVFGLVFTSLLEAAIDMPRPPTAPAGFGFPSVAVTMSTIVFGFFAVLIARELPGRTRVWPYLLAGVITTIVAFARLYLGAHWPSDLVGGTLFGVLWLLALGIAYRRHVQRSFWMRPLAWLFYGTFAIAALWHAPRTADTLLARFAAATPTSVMNAEDWWRNGWSELPAQRNERDQRRRWPLDLQVAGPLAPLQQRLEAHGWHVQPQADWIATLGLLDDDAEASAQPVLPATLDAQAETLLMVHPGASEDEEFVLRLWRAPVRLDDGTPLWIGTSQTLRLNKPLAVATLWLPVSDDGRAHAMVREALGDLDVAEGPHPHGGTPVLRVRTALPEAGASGK, from the coding sequence ATGGAACCGGCCTGGATCGAAAGCGCGACCGCATGGATCGCGGAACACCCCGTCGCCGCCGGCGCCGCCATCTTCCTCATCGCGTTCTGCGATGCCGTGGTCCTGCTGGGTATCGTCGTGCCGGCGTTGCCGCTGCTGTTCGCGGTCGGCGCGCTGGTCGGCCTGGGACACATCAGCGGGCCCTATGCCCTGGTGTGCGCGACGCTCGGCGCCTTCATCGGCGACGCGCTCAGTTACTGGGTCGGCCACCGATGGGGGCCACAGCTGCGTTCGCGATGGCCGTTCTCGCGCTACCCGCAGTGGCTCGACCGCGGCGAGGCGATGTTCCGGCGCCATGGCGTGAAGAGCATTTTCATCGCGCGCTTCGTCGGCGCGGTGCGCCCGTTCGTGCCGGCCATCGCCGGCATGCTGCATATGCCGCTGCGCCGCTACGCCCTGCCGAGCCTGGTCGCCTGCATCGCGTGGTCCGCGCTGTTCCTCGCGCCGGGGTGGGTGCTGGGCCGCTCGTACGACGCCGTCGCCGCCGTCGCGGACCGCCTCGCGCTGGTGCTCGGCGCGCTGGTGGTCGCCATCGCGCTGGTGTGGGCCGTCGTGCTCTACACGTGGCGATGGTTCGCCGATCACGCCGACACGCTGCTCGCGCGCGCCCTGCGCTGGACGCGCCAGCACCCGCGTCTGGGGCCGTATGCGGCGGCGCTGATCGACCCGAACCGGCCCGAATCCCCGTCGCTGCTGATGCTCGCCGTGTGCCTGCTGGCGATCAGCTGGGCGTGGTTCACGCTCGTCGCATCGCTGCTGGCCAGTGGCGGGCCGCTCGCGCTGGACCACACGATCCACGATTTCATGTGGAGCCTGCGCAACCCGCTCGCCGATCGCCTGATGGCGGCGCTGGCGTGCATCGGCGACGCCTCCGTGCTGGGCCCGGCGGTGCTCGTTGCGCTCGCCTACCTGCTATGGCGCAAGCGCTGGATGGCCGCAGCGCATTTCGCGGCGGCGATCGTGTTCGGCCTGGTGTTCACGTCGCTGCTGGAAGCGGCGATCGACATGCCGCGTCCGCCGACCGCGCCGGCGGGCTTCGGCTTCCCGTCGGTCGCCGTGACGATGTCCACCATCGTGTTCGGCTTCTTCGCGGTGCTGATCGCGCGCGAACTGCCCGGCCGCACGCGCGTGTGGCCGTACCTGCTCGCCGGCGTCATCACCACCATCGTCGCCTTCGCCCGCCTGTACCTGGGCGCGCACTGGCCCAGCGACCTGGTCGGCGGCACGCTGTTCGGCGTGCTGTGGCTGCTGGCGCTGGGCATCGCGTATCGCCGGCACGTGCAGCGCTCGTTCTGGATGCGTCCGCTGGCATGGCTGTTCTACGGCACCTTCGCCATCGCCGCGCTGTGGCACGCGCCGCGCACGGCCGACACGCTGCTGGCGCGCTTCGCCGCGGCGACGCCGACGTCGGTGATGAATGCCGAGGACTGGTGGCGCAACGGCTGGAGCGAACTCCCCGCCCAGCGCAACGAGCGCGACCAGCGTCGCCGCTGGCCGCTGGACCTGCAGGTCGCCGGACCGCTGGCCCCGCTCCAACAGCGGCTCGAAGCGCACGGCTGGCACGTGCAGCCGCAGGCCGACTGGATCGCGACACTGGGCCTGCTCGACGACGACGCCGAAGCCAGCGCCCAGCCCGTGCTCCCGGCCACGCTGGATGCGCAGGCCGAAACGCTGCTGATGGTGCATCCGGGTGCCAGCGAGGACGAGGAATTCGTGCTGCGCCTGTGGCGCGCGCCGGTCCGGCTGGACGACGGCACGCCGCTGTGGATCGGCACGAGCCAGACGCTGCGCCTGAACAAGCCGCTGGCGGTGGCCACGCTGTGGTTGCCGGTCAGCGACGACGGGCGCGCTCACGCGATGGTGCGCGAGGCGCTCGGGGATCTGGACGTCGCCGAAGGCCCGCATCCGCACGGCGGCACGCCGGTGCTGCGCGTGCGCACCGCGTTGCCGGAGGCCGGCGCGTCAGGGAAGTAG